From Sphingomonas hengshuiensis, one genomic window encodes:
- a CDS encoding aldehyde dehydrogenase family protein: MNADRFHIAGRWVEPLGTERIAVYNPADLTVLGHAVMANEADADRAVAAARTAFAKWQGSSREERIALIRRMRAAFEQLAPELERHLVREIGITTMVAQGQTRMTLSHFDGMLEVLPGYAFSQAIGDGVELVREPIGVVAAITSWNAPVSQMLCKAVPAIAAGCAVVIKPSEQAPLCAMLLAEAMARADIPPGLLNILNGRGHDCGRRLAEHPDVDMVSFTGSVAGGGAMAAAAAPTIKRVHQELGGKSPNILLPDADFAEAVPKGVLICMMAAGQACAAPTRMIVPEDRFEHVAALAVAAAQKLAVGPPDQPGIAFGPLANEAQFRRVNAILEKAIADGQPLLAGGPGRPSHLATGYYIAPTIFGPVSPDAGIARDEIFGPVLCILTYRDMDEAIRIANATEYGLSAYIESADPAAARRIAGALRAGYVNINYPPWSAAAPFGGFKRSGNGKQYGVWGFEEFLETKAIVG, encoded by the coding sequence GTGAACGCGGATCGATTCCATATCGCCGGCCGATGGGTCGAACCCCTCGGCACGGAGCGCATCGCGGTGTACAACCCCGCCGACCTCACGGTCCTCGGCCATGCCGTGATGGCCAATGAAGCCGACGCGGATCGCGCAGTGGCGGCTGCCCGCACCGCCTTCGCAAAGTGGCAAGGCAGCAGCCGGGAGGAAAGGATCGCGCTGATCCGCCGCATGCGCGCCGCCTTCGAGCAACTCGCACCCGAGTTGGAGCGCCATCTGGTGCGCGAGATCGGCATCACGACGATGGTCGCGCAGGGCCAGACACGCATGACACTGTCGCATTTCGACGGGATGCTCGAGGTGCTGCCCGGATATGCCTTCAGCCAGGCGATCGGCGACGGCGTCGAGCTTGTCCGCGAGCCGATCGGAGTCGTGGCCGCGATCACAAGCTGGAACGCGCCGGTCAGCCAGATGCTGTGCAAGGCCGTGCCCGCAATCGCCGCGGGCTGCGCCGTGGTCATCAAGCCCAGCGAACAGGCGCCCTTGTGCGCGATGCTGCTCGCCGAGGCGATGGCGCGCGCCGACATTCCCCCCGGGTTGCTGAATATCCTCAACGGGCGCGGGCATGATTGCGGGCGGCGGCTGGCCGAGCATCCCGATGTCGATATGGTTTCCTTCACCGGATCGGTCGCCGGCGGCGGCGCGATGGCCGCGGCTGCGGCGCCGACGATCAAGCGCGTCCATCAGGAACTTGGCGGCAAATCGCCCAACATCCTGCTGCCCGACGCCGATTTCGCCGAGGCCGTGCCCAAGGGCGTGCTGATCTGCATGATGGCCGCGGGCCAGGCCTGTGCCGCGCCGACGCGAATGATCGTGCCCGAAGATCGCTTCGAGCACGTCGCCGCGCTCGCGGTCGCGGCGGCGCAGAAGCTCGCGGTCGGCCCGCCCGACCAGCCCGGCATCGCCTTCGGCCCTCTCGCCAACGAAGCGCAATTCCGCCGCGTCAATGCGATCCTCGAAAAGGCGATAGCCGACGGACAGCCATTGCTCGCCGGCGGCCCGGGACGGCCCAGCCATCTCGCGACGGGCTATTACATCGCACCGACCATCTTCGGCCCGGTCTCGCCCGACGCCGGCATCGCGCGCGACGAGATTTTCGGCCCCGTGCTGTGCATCCTTACCTATCGCGACATGGACGAGGCGATCCGCATCGCCAACGCGACCGAATACGGCCTGTCCGCCTATATCGAATCCGCCGATCCGGCGGCGGCGCGGCGCATCGCCGGGGCGCTGCGGGCGGGATATGTCAACATCAACTATCCGCCGTGGAGCGCCGCCGCGCCCTTTGGCGGGTTCAAACGCTCGGGCAATGGCAAGCAGTACGGAGTCTGGGGATTCGAGGAATTCCTCGAGACCAAGGCGATCGTCGGATGA